A genomic region of Catalinimonas niigatensis contains the following coding sequences:
- a CDS encoding App1 family protein, giving the protein MDVFTFFVDIINYPLRKFKALLKKQLGWIGNPIILPYRGYGNDQQFFIRGRVIEDTGLSQPEEQQSLWQNVLAMIKRYSSSGISDVEVFVEFQGKRQSCITDDDGFFVVNQVLREETNDNEDWQQIRFYMKGKGRTIVENYGEILLTRKKAQYGIITDIDDTLLISHATNMRKKLRLMLFKNAKTRLPFDGVAAFYCALEKGIRGEKTGYLNPFFYVSSSEWNLYDLLADFCKFHNLPKGPFLLREVKISLGKIWKAGGGNHNHKLDKIRHILSLHDEREFILIGDSGQHDAEIYRQIVEEHPERINTIYIRDVRQSKHEWVKNIAEDVKTHGAEMLLVKDTEEAAVHAIKKGYLHPEALKSIVDEKTYNKRMESDLQQIFERMVSQEQE; this is encoded by the coding sequence ATGGATGTCTTTACTTTTTTTGTAGATATTATTAATTATCCTTTAAGAAAATTTAAAGCTTTATTAAAAAAACAATTGGGATGGATAGGTAATCCTATCATATTGCCGTACAGAGGATATGGAAATGACCAGCAATTCTTTATCCGGGGCAGAGTAATAGAAGATACCGGATTATCTCAACCTGAAGAACAACAAAGTCTCTGGCAAAACGTGCTGGCAATGATCAAAAGATATAGTAGCAGTGGTATATCTGATGTAGAAGTTTTTGTGGAATTCCAGGGTAAACGTCAAAGTTGCATTACAGATGATGATGGTTTTTTTGTTGTCAATCAAGTCTTAAGAGAGGAAACGAATGATAATGAAGACTGGCAACAAATCCGATTTTATATGAAGGGTAAAGGCAGAACCATTGTTGAAAACTATGGTGAAATATTACTCACTAGAAAGAAAGCTCAATATGGTATAATTACAGATATTGATGACACACTGCTTATTTCCCATGCTACCAACATGAGAAAAAAACTGCGGTTGATGCTTTTTAAAAATGCTAAAACCCGCCTTCCTTTTGATGGTGTAGCTGCATTTTATTGTGCATTGGAAAAAGGAATAAGGGGAGAGAAAACTGGTTATCTTAACCCGTTTTTTTATGTATCCAGCAGCGAATGGAACCTCTATGACCTCCTGGCCGATTTTTGTAAATTCCATAACTTGCCTAAAGGACCATTTCTGCTAAGAGAAGTTAAGATTAGTTTAGGTAAGATATGGAAAGCCGGGGGTGGAAATCACAATCATAAATTGGATAAAATAAGGCATATTTTAAGCCTGCATGATGAGCGTGAATTTATTCTGATCGGCGACAGTGGGCAACACGATGCGGAGATTTACCGACAAATTGTGGAAGAACACCCGGAAAGGATCAATACTATTTATATACGCGATGTGCGACAGTCAAAGCATGAGTGGGTAAAAAATATAGCTGAGGATGTCAAAACTCACGGTGCTGAAATGTTACTGGTAAAAGATACAGAAGAAGCGGCAGTCCATGCCATTAAAAAAGGGTATCTTCATCCTGAAGCTCTGAAAAGTATTGTTGATGAAAAAACTTACAATAAGCGTATGGAAAGTGATCTTCAGCAAATTTTTGAGAGAATGGTAAGCCAGGAGCAGGAATAA
- a CDS encoding DUF4235 domain-containing protein produces MKNLNSYLREYTSEEKIKEYIVGGLTVLSAFLVRRMVYTLWKYTTNKEPPLNPASRKVSWQEAFVFTVLTGVMASIARLIVMRNVSLGIDEDPDD; encoded by the coding sequence ATGAAAAACCTTAACAGTTATTTAAGAGAATACACTAGCGAGGAAAAGATCAAAGAATACATAGTAGGTGGGCTTACTGTGCTTTCAGCTTTTTTGGTGAGGCGCATGGTTTACACCTTATGGAAATATACAACTAACAAAGAGCCTCCTCTTAATCCTGCTTCTAGAAAAGTGTCCTGGCAAGAGGCATTTGTATTTACAGTACTTACAGGGGTTATGGCAAGTATTGCCAGGCTAATCGTCATGCGTAATGTGAGTTTAGGTATTGACGAAGATCCTGACGATTAA
- a CDS encoding diacylglycerol/lipid kinase family protein, translating into MARDRFLFIINPIAGGVDKSKYVKTLDQLFFEKKKEFDVFETTGESDDFQNALQMIEDFQPDVVVAVGGDGTCNMVAKLIYGREVLFGIVPLGSANGLARELNIGENRHSATETLFNGIEKSVDALLINNEHICLHLSDIGLNAKVVKRFEEERIRGMFGYMKQFVREIKLSEPKKFRFELKGNSFKKKAHMVVIANAGRYGTGAIVNPVGKIDDGKFEICIIKPFPLYAFLTITFHLFRGTLKTSRYVDIISCRHIKIINLPREVLQIDGEVHGYPEEVEVTIKKHAYKLIVPQADR; encoded by the coding sequence ATGGCTAGAGATAGATTTCTTTTCATTATAAACCCTATCGCAGGTGGTGTAGATAAGTCTAAATACGTCAAAACATTAGACCAACTTTTTTTTGAGAAGAAGAAAGAGTTTGATGTATTTGAGACTACGGGAGAATCGGATGATTTCCAAAATGCATTACAGATGATTGAAGATTTTCAGCCAGATGTTGTTGTGGCTGTGGGTGGTGATGGAACATGTAATATGGTGGCAAAACTCATATACGGTCGAGAGGTGCTCTTTGGAATTGTTCCGCTCGGCTCGGCAAATGGTCTGGCAAGAGAATTAAATATAGGTGAAAACCGTCATTCAGCCACTGAAACCTTATTTAATGGAATAGAAAAATCGGTGGATGCACTTCTGATTAATAACGAGCACATCTGTCTGCACCTGAGTGATATAGGTCTGAACGCCAAAGTGGTCAAAAGATTTGAGGAGGAGAGAATCAGAGGTATGTTCGGTTATATGAAACAGTTCGTAAGAGAAATCAAGCTTTCAGAGCCTAAGAAGTTTCGTTTTGAACTTAAGGGAAACTCATTTAAAAAGAAAGCCCATATGGTGGTAATTGCCAATGCCGGAAGGTATGGCACTGGTGCTATTGTGAATCCGGTGGGCAAGATTGATGATGGTAAATTTGAAATATGCATCATCAAACCCTTTCCGCTTTATGCATTTCTAACGATAACTTTTCACTTATTTCGGGGCACACTAAAAACTTCTCGCTACGTTGATATCATCAGTTGTAGGCATATCAAAATTATTAACTTGCCCAGAGAAGTTTTACAAATAGATGGTGAAGTACATGGTTACCCTGAGGAGGTAGAAGTAACCATAAAGAAGCACGCTTATAAACTAATTGTACCTCAAGCTGACCGATAG
- the map gene encoding type I methionyl aminopeptidase, translated as MIHYKSIEEIELMRESALIVSKTLGLMAQEIRPGVTPLYLDKLAEEFIRDHGAEPGFLGLYDFPNTLCMSLNEAVVHGIPNNRPLQEGDIISIDCGAKKKGFYGDHAYTFEVGEVTPEIKKLLKVTKECLNLGIAQTRAGRRIGDVSFAIQQHAESNGYGVVRELVGHGLGRKMHESPEVPNYGKRGRGPVIKNGLVIAIEPMINLGTRRVKQLSDGWTIITADKRPSAHFEHDVAVVNGEPEVLSTFKYVEEALAQKVS; from the coding sequence ATGATCCACTACAAAAGCATTGAAGAGATAGAACTAATGCGCGAAAGCGCTCTAATCGTTTCCAAAACCTTAGGTTTAATGGCTCAGGAAATTAGACCAGGAGTTACACCTCTCTATCTTGATAAACTTGCTGAAGAGTTTATTCGTGATCATGGTGCTGAACCAGGCTTTCTGGGTTTATATGATTTTCCGAATACGCTTTGCATGTCTCTTAATGAAGCTGTAGTGCATGGAATTCCCAACAATCGCCCTTTACAGGAAGGAGATATTATCTCGATTGATTGTGGAGCTAAGAAAAAAGGTTTTTATGGAGATCATGCCTATACTTTTGAAGTGGGCGAAGTAACTCCCGAGATAAAAAAGTTACTTAAGGTAACAAAAGAGTGTCTGAATTTGGGGATAGCGCAAACCAGAGCAGGTAGAAGAATAGGAGATGTAAGTTTTGCTATACAGCAACATGCTGAAAGTAATGGCTATGGAGTAGTGCGAGAGTTAGTAGGACATGGATTGGGCAGAAAAATGCATGAATCTCCTGAAGTACCTAATTATGGAAAGAGAGGAAGAGGACCTGTTATCAAAAATGGGCTTGTGATTGCTATTGAACCTATGATAAATCTTGGAACAAGGCGAGTGAAGCAGTTAAGTGATGGCTGGACTATTATTACAGCAGATAAAAGGCCTTCTGCACATTTTGAACATGATGTAGCAGTTGTCAATGGTGAACCTGAAGTATTATCTACTTTTAAATATGTGGAAGAAGCCCTGGCACAAAAAGTGAGTTAA
- a CDS encoding DNA topoisomerase IB, whose product MYISQEAEGFTRVRRGKGFSYHKTSGEIIKDSSTLERIKSLGIPPMWKNVWISKSPKSHLQATGYDQKNRKQYVYHAVWTDYRNLAKFTRIKEFGYAIPYIREHTSKQLNQKAWTKEKVISLVIQMMDEYHIRIGNQYYKEQNETFGLTTLRKKHLDFEKGVGKLEYKAKSGKYRKINLQNGHLSKLIKECAELPGYEIFTYKDENKKNHTINSHDVNEYLHKIAGENFTSKDFRTWGGTTLAVEKQEEARHALEENPRLKLESAIVKIVAQELGNTVSVCKEYYIHPMILEKVIQEQDLKPYASRSSLPLPSNKVRLLRNSEIIVLNILNT is encoded by the coding sequence GTGTACATTTCGCAGGAAGCGGAAGGATTTACACGTGTACGAAGAGGAAAAGGCTTTAGCTATCATAAGACATCAGGAGAAATTATCAAAGATTCTTCTACTTTGGAGAGAATAAAATCTTTGGGAATTCCTCCTATGTGGAAAAATGTCTGGATCAGTAAAAGCCCCAAAAGTCATTTACAGGCGACAGGTTATGACCAGAAAAACCGTAAGCAGTATGTTTATCATGCTGTCTGGACAGACTATAGGAATCTTGCTAAATTTACCCGAATCAAGGAATTTGGCTATGCAATTCCCTATATAAGGGAGCATACATCCAAACAACTTAATCAGAAGGCTTGGACCAAGGAAAAAGTAATTTCTCTGGTGATACAAATGATGGATGAATATCATATTCGTATCGGCAACCAATATTATAAAGAACAGAATGAAACTTTTGGATTGACTACTTTAAGAAAAAAACATCTGGACTTTGAAAAAGGTGTTGGTAAGCTAGAGTATAAAGCAAAAAGTGGCAAATACCGTAAAATCAATTTACAAAATGGACATCTTAGTAAGTTAATTAAGGAATGTGCCGAACTTCCGGGGTATGAAATATTTACCTATAAGGATGAGAATAAGAAAAACCATACTATTAATTCTCATGATGTTAATGAATATTTACACAAAATTGCTGGTGAGAATTTTACCAGCAAAGATTTCAGAACCTGGGGAGGTACTACACTGGCAGTGGAAAAACAAGAAGAGGCTCGTCATGCTCTTGAGGAAAACCCACGCCTCAAACTTGAATCTGCCATAGTCAAAATAGTAGCACAGGAGTTAGGCAATACCGTAAGCGTTTGTAAAGAATATTATATCCATCCTATGATACTTGAGAAAGTCATTCAGGAACAGGATCTTAAGCCTTATGCCTCCAGAAGTTCATTGCCATTGCCTTCCAATAAGGTACGATTACTTAGAAATAGCGAAATTATTGTGCTCAATATTCTTAATACATAA
- a CDS encoding VOC family protein: protein MFSVFFMKVLQIKENCLYVNDLSKTHQFYKEVMNFKVISYVKERHVFFRAGTSVLLCFLPEITKMEKKLPPHFAYGQQHLAFEVPLDEYNAWKKNLLKHKIAIINEQRWKDNLCSFYFYDPNQHLLEIVPPGIWE from the coding sequence ATGTTTTCTGTTTTTTTTATGAAAGTACTTCAGATCAAAGAAAATTGTTTATATGTAAATGACTTATCAAAGACTCATCAGTTTTATAAGGAAGTGATGAACTTTAAGGTAATCAGTTATGTAAAAGAAAGGCACGTTTTTTTTAGGGCAGGCACTTCTGTGCTACTGTGTTTCTTGCCTGAAATAACCAAGATGGAAAAAAAATTACCGCCTCACTTTGCCTATGGACAGCAGCATTTGGCTTTTGAAGTGCCTTTAGATGAATATAATGCCTGGAAAAAAAACTTGTTAAAGCATAAGATAGCTATAATCAATGAACAGCGCTGGAAAGACAATCTCTGTTCTTTCTATTTTTATGATCCTAACCAGCATTTGTTGGAGATCGTTCCTCCCGGAATCTGGGAATAA
- a CDS encoding YtxH domain-containing protein translates to MRLVTGIIIGALAGVATGILTAPDKGQKTRKRFSKDSDRFRKDVEKSLSKNIDSLLDSITKGMDKSSKKTKKSIFNLKRSVKA, encoded by the coding sequence ATGAGACTTGTAACAGGAATTATAATAGGAGCTTTAGCAGGCGTTGCCACTGGAATTTTAACGGCACCTGATAAAGGTCAGAAAACCAGGAAGCGGTTTTCTAAAGATAGTGATAGATTCCGCAAAGATGTGGAAAAATCATTAAGCAAAAATATTGACAGTCTCCTTGATTCTATAACCAAGGGTATGGATAAATCCTCAAAAAAGACTAAGAAGTCAATTTTTAATCTTAAAAGGTCTGTCAAAGCATAG
- a CDS encoding YqaE/Pmp3 family membrane protein encodes MTLLSIILAIFLPPLGVALKYGLSGKFWINLLLTLIGWIPGVIHAFIVLSRSR; translated from the coding sequence ATGACATTATTATCAATCATACTAGCCATCTTTTTGCCGCCGCTTGGAGTAGCCTTGAAATACGGGCTATCAGGCAAATTTTGGATAAATTTGCTGCTAACCCTCATTGGCTGGATACCAGGAGTAATTCATGCGTTTATTGTTTTATCCAGATCCAGATAA
- a CDS encoding ferritin-like domain-containing protein produces MSNDERNHKITNTINELITVCAEGERGYKNASERVDEKEFKTILYRLSQQRALFRSELENELIKDFGQEAKGDDSLLSKFHRGWMDFKAGLKGNDSKAVFDECIRGENHAIDKYMDALKKNLPNYLEERVKNQLEMIKGTLIQLREFESEVTHN; encoded by the coding sequence ATGAGTAATGATGAAAGAAACCATAAGATCACAAATACGATTAATGAATTAATCACAGTTTGTGCAGAGGGTGAAAGAGGATATAAAAATGCCTCTGAAAGAGTTGACGAAAAGGAATTCAAAACTATTCTCTACCGCCTTTCTCAACAACGTGCACTTTTTCGCTCAGAACTTGAAAATGAGCTTATCAAAGATTTTGGTCAAGAAGCGAAAGGTGATGATTCTCTCTTAAGTAAATTTCATAGAGGCTGGATGGATTTTAAAGCTGGCTTAAAAGGCAATGACAGTAAAGCAGTGTTTGATGAATGTATCCGGGGAGAAAATCATGCGATTGATAAATATATGGATGCACTGAAGAAAAATCTCCCCAACTATTTAGAAGAAAGGGTTAAAAATCAGTTAGAAATGATTAAAGGTACGCTCATCCAGCTTCGTGAATTCGAGTCTGAAGTAACACATAATTAG
- a CDS encoding S24 family peptidase produces MPENQYKNLVNERFFECINMLKKSKIIHSDREFAQSIDVSPSNLGDIKANRRSVTLEILNRAFQRFGVNSAYVITGKGEAFHHHGTPEDGKPKPATEVIVVATQDTEGNVTVPLINHKAAANYLSGYESQEWFEAQESIHLPNYMLKDGLCYAVQVSGDSMEPTLSEDDWVICRLLDKSEYRYIDDGNAYVVVSEERGIQVKRVKNRLQQYGTIRCLSDNPKHEPYELAENQILQLWKVEWHLRSHLPEVNFELDDIQGKLTSMADEMRKLQQKLGAV; encoded by the coding sequence ATGCCTGAGAATCAATATAAAAATCTGGTCAATGAGCGCTTTTTTGAATGTATTAACATGCTTAAAAAAAGTAAGATAATACATTCTGATAGAGAATTTGCTCAAAGTATTGATGTTTCGCCTTCTAATCTAGGCGATATCAAAGCAAATCGTCGCTCAGTAACATTGGAGATTCTTAACCGGGCTTTTCAAAGGTTTGGAGTCAACAGTGCGTATGTAATAACAGGTAAGGGAGAAGCTTTTCATCATCATGGTACTCCAGAAGATGGAAAACCCAAGCCTGCTACTGAAGTAATCGTAGTGGCTACTCAGGATACCGAAGGAAATGTTACTGTTCCTCTTATTAACCACAAAGCGGCTGCTAATTACCTTAGCGGTTATGAATCGCAAGAGTGGTTTGAAGCGCAGGAGAGTATTCATCTGCCTAATTATATGCTCAAAGATGGCCTTTGTTATGCAGTTCAGGTAAGTGGTGATAGCATGGAACCTACACTTTCAGAGGATGATTGGGTGATCTGCCGTTTGCTGGACAAAAGTGAATACCGCTATATTGATGATGGCAATGCCTATGTTGTTGTATCAGAGGAAAGAGGGATTCAGGTGAAAAGAGTAAAAAACCGTTTGCAGCAATATGGCACTATTCGCTGTTTATCAGATAATCCTAAGCATGAACCTTACGAACTTGCAGAAAATCAGATTTTACAGCTTTGGAAAGTTGAATGGCATCTTCGTTCTCATTTACCTGAGGTAAATTTTGAATTGGATGATATACAGGGTAAACTTACTTCTATGGCTGATGAGATGAGGAAGCTTCAGCAGAAACTTGGTGCCGTCTGA